A single region of the Brachypodium distachyon strain Bd21 chromosome 3, Brachypodium_distachyon_v3.0, whole genome shotgun sequence genome encodes:
- the LOC100827486 gene encoding aminopeptidase M1-A: protein MAAEQQSAEQFMGQARLPGFAAPRRYDLRLTPDLDACAFAGSVAVSVDVAAPTRFLVLNAADLDVSPGDVHFTPQGSGQVLHPVEVTNAPKDEILIIRFSEVLPLGEGTLAIAFHGTLNDKMKGFYRSVYELNGEKKNMAVTQFEPADARRCFPCWDEPSFKAVFKITLEVPSETVALSNMPVIEEKVNGPTKVVCFQETPIMSTYLVAVIVGMFDYVEAFTTDGTSVRVYTQVGKSAQGKFALEVAVKTLILFKEYFEVPYPLPKMDMIAIPDFSAGAMENYGLVTYRETALLFDERHSAAANKQRVAVVVAHELAHQWFGNLVTMEWWTHLWLNEGFATWVSYLAADSFFPEWNVWIQFLDESTTGFRLDALAGSHPIEVDVNHVDEIDEIFDAISYRKGAAVIRMLQSYLGAEIFQKSLAAYIKRFAYSNAKTEDLWAALEEGSGEPVNTLMQSWTKQQGYPVVSVKLKDGKLELEQTQFLSSGSAGVGQWVVPVTLCCCSYSLQQKFLFRGKQEDFNLSGLVECQNKDDFWIKLNVDQTGFYRVSYDEELASRLRHAVETNKLSAADRYGVLDDTYALCMAGKQKLVTLLHLIAAYKDETEYTVLANAINTSLSIFEMMSVAAPEELGNMKKFLIGFLEPFAQRVGWDAKSGEGHLNALLRGTLLNALAELGHEATINEAVRRFNVFLEDRETPLLPPDVRKAAYVALMQTVNKSNKAGYESLLKIYRETDLSQEKVRVLGSLASSPDPDVVHEALDFLLSPEVRNQDCIFVLRGVTAAAQEVAWTWLKEKWDYISETFTGHLLTYFISATVSPLATNEKGDEAEEFFKSRTKASIARTVKQSLERVRINAKWVENTKREADLGHVLKELAHKH from the exons atggcggcggagcagcagaGCGCGGAGCAGTTCATGGGGCAGGCTCGGCTCCCCGGCTtcgcggcgccgcggcgctACGATCTGCGGCTCACGCCCGACCTCGACGCGTGCGCCTTCGCGGGCTCCGTGGCCGTCTCCGTGGACGTCGCCGCGCCCACGCGGTTCCTCGTGCTCAacgccgccgacctcgacgtCTCCCCCGGGGACGTACACTTCACGCCCCAGGGCTCCGGCCAG GTGTTGCATCCTGTGGAAGTTACCAATGCGCCGAAGGATGAGATCTTGATTATTCGCTTTAGCGAAGTGCTTCCTCTTGGGGAGGGAACATTGGCAATTGCATTCCATGGAACTTTGAATGACAAGATGAAGGGCTTTTACAGAAG TGTGTATGAGCTCAatggcgagaagaagaatatGGCTGTAACTCAATTTGAACCCGCTGATGCAAGGCGCTGCTTCCCATGTTGGGATGAACCCTCTTTCAAG GCTGTCTTCAAAATTACTCTAGAAGTTCCGTCTGAGACCGTTGCTTTGTCAAATATGCCAGTCATTGAAGAGAAGGTCAATGGTCCTACGAAAGTTGTTTGCTTTCAAGAAACCCCAATAATGTCAACATACCTAGTGGCTGTTATTGTTGGCATGTTTGACTATGTTGAAGCTTTCACTACCGATG GCACTAGTGTGCGTGTTTACACACAGGTTGGTAAGAGTGCCCAGGGAAAGTTTGCTCTGGAGGTTGCCGTGAAGACACTGATCCTCTTCAAGGA GTACTTTGAGGTGCCGTATCCTCTCCCAAAAATGGACATGATTGCGATTCCTGATTTTTCCGCTGGAGCAATGGAGAACTATGGCTTAGTTACATACCGTGAAACAGCTTTGTTATTTGATGAGCGACACTCTGCAGCTGCTAATAAGCAAAGG GTTGCAGTTGTCGTTGCACATGAATTAGCTCACCAGTGGTTTGGGAATCTTGTAACCATGGAATGGTGGACGCATCTATGGCTTAATGAGGGTTTTGCAACATGG GTATCCTACTTAGCTGCAGATTCTTTCTTTCCTGAATGGAATGTTTGGATTCAGTTTCTAGATGAGTCTACAACAGGGTTCAGGTTGGATGCTCTTGCAGGGTCACATCCAATTGAG GTGGATGTAAATCATGTTGATGAAATAGATGAGATATTTGATGCTATAAGCTATAGGAAAGGAGCTGCTGTTATTCGGATGTTGCAAAGTTATCTTGGGGCTGAGATCTTCCAG AAATCTCTGGCTGCATACATCAAAAGGTTTGCATATTCAAATGCCAAAACGGAGGACTTGTGGGCTGCCCTTGAAGAGGGCTCTGGTGAGCCGGTGAACACATTAATGCAGTCATGGACAAAGCAGCAAGGTTATCCTGTTGTCAGTGTAAAACTCAAGGATGGAAAGCTAGAGCTGGAGCAG ACACAGTTCCTGTCAAGTGGGTCCGCAGGAGTTGGGCAATGGGTGGTTCCCGTCACACTATGCTGCTGTTCATACTCACTTCAACAAAAGTTTCTTTTCCGTGGGAAACAAGAGGATTTCAATTTGTCAGGGCTCGTAGAATGTCAAAATAAAGATGACTTCTGGATAAAACTTAATGTCGATCAGACTGGCTTCTATAGAGTGAGCTATGATGAGGAACTTGCATCCCGACTTAGGCATGCAGTTGAGACCAACAAATTGAGTGCAGCAGACAGATATG GTGTACTTGATGACACATATGCCCTCTGCATGGCTGGTAAACAAAAGTTGGTCACATTGCTGCATTTGATTGCCGCCTACAAGGATGAGACTGAATATACAGTGCTTGCAAATGCCATCAAT ACAAGTCTGAGCATTTTTGAGATGATGTCTGTTGCTGCACCTGAGGAGTTGGGTAATATGAAAAAGTTCCTAATTGGCTTTCTTGAGCCGTTCGCACA GAGAGTTGGTTGGGATGCTAAGAGCGGCGAGGGTCACCTAAATGCACTGCTAAGAGGTACACTGTTGAATGCTCTTGCAGAACTTGGCCATGAGGCTACCATAAATGAAGCCGTACGTCGATTTAATGTCTTTCTGGAAGACAGAGAGACACCACTCCTCCCACCAGATGTCCGAAAG GCTGCATATGTTGCTCTGATGCAGACGGtgaacaaatcaaacaaagcTGGTTATGAATCACTCCTGAAGATTTATAGGGAAACTGATCTTAGCCAGGAGAAAGTCCGTGTGTTAG GTTCATTGGCATCTTCCCCTGATCCTGATGTTGTCCATGAAGCTCTTGACTTCCTGCTATCTCCTGAG GTAAGGAATCAGGACTGTATATTTGTTCTTCGCGGAGTGACCGCAGCGGCACAGGAGGTGGCATGGACATGGTTGAAG GAAAAGTGGGACTACATATCAGAGACCTTCACCGGACACCTGCTCACCTATTTCATCTCAGCCACCGTCTCACCG CTCGCGACGAACGAGAAgggcgacgaggcggaggaGTTCTTCAAGAGCAGGACCAAGGCGAGCATCGCAAGGACGGTGAAGCAGAGCCTCGAGAGGGTGAGGATCAATGCCAAGTGGGTGGAGAACACCAAGCGCGAGGCCGACCTCGGCCATGTCCTCAAGGAGCTCGCTCACAAGCATTGA
- the LOC100825831 gene encoding protein GRAVITROPIC IN THE LIGHT 1, which produces MIRPGSKESQNYDNNSQKVYPQPIDENMNQNMDSMDSMIGRIFNNISSLKAAYIQLQEAHTPYDPDKIQTADKLVIDELTRLSELKHTYREKNPKPVAASPQDARLLSEIQEQQNLLKTYEVMVKKFQSQIQNRDTEISHLQQQIDEAKHRKSKLEKKLKQRGLLNKESEESDEEENYFSIELTPSLFTSTTDNAYQSIHDFSKPLINMMKAAGWDLDAAANAIEPDVVYTRRAHKKYAFESYICQRMFSGFHEESFSIKSANATVSNEAFFHQFLAVRAMDPLDVLSQNPDSVFGKFCRSKYLLLVHPKMEGSFFGNMDQRNYVMSGGHPRTPFYQAFLKLAKSIWLLHRLAYSFDPKVRVFQVKKGNEFSEIHMESVVKNIVLDENAERPKVGLMVMPGFLIGTSVIQSRVYLSDVKCAD; this is translated from the coding sequence ATGATCCGGCCAGGCTCTAAGGAGTCGCAAAATTATGACAACAATAGCCAGAAAGTTTATCCTCAACCCATTGACGAAAATATGAATCAGAACATGGACTCAATGGACAGTATGATTGGAAGGATATTCAACAACATATCTTCTTTAAAGGCCGCGTACATTCAGCTGCAGGAAGCTCACACCCCATACGACCCAGACAAGATACAAACTGCTGATAAGCTTGTCATAGATGAGCTCACGAGGCTTTCAGAACTCAAGCATACTTACAGAGAGAAAAATCCTAAGCCAGTAGCGGCATCACCTCAAGATGCACGCTTGCTTTCCGAAATACAAGAGCAGCAGAACTTGTTAAAGACATATGAGGTCATGGTAAAGAAGTTCCAGTCCCAGATCCAGAACAGAGATACTGAGATTTCCCATTTACAGCAGCAAATCGATGAGGCGAAACATCGGAAATcaaaattggagaagaaaTTGAAACAAAGGGGCTTACTTAACAAGGAATCTGAGGAATCTGATGAAGAGGAGAACTACTTCTCCATTGAGCTGACACCAAGTTTATTTACATCTACTACTGATAATGCATACCAATCAATACATGACTTCTCAAAGCCCTTGATCAACATGATGAAAGCTGCAGGGTGGGATCTTGATGCTGCTGCTAACGCAATTGAACCTGATGTAGTTTACACAAGGAGAGCTCACAAAAAGTACGCGTTTGAGTCCTATATTTGCCAAAGAATGTTCAGTGGTTTCCATGAAGAGAGCTTCTCCATCAAGTCGGCTAATGCCACTGTTTCCAATGAGGCTTTCTTCCATCAGTTCCTTGCAGTACGAGCCATGGATCCTTTGGATGTGCTGAGCCAAAACCCAGATTCGGTTTTTGGGAAGTTCTGCAGAAGCAAATACCTATTACTTGTGCACCCAAAAATGGAAGGTTCTTTCTTCGGTAACATGGATCAGAGAAACTATGTCATGAGCGGTGGCCATCCAAGGACACCTTTCTATCAGGCATTTCTCAAGCTGGCGAAGTCCATATGGTTGTTGCACAGGCTGGCATATTCTTTTGATCCAAAGGTCAGGGTCTTCCAAGTGAAAAAGGGAAACGAGTTCTCAGAGATTCACATGGAAAGTGTTGTAAAGAACATTGTTTTGGACGAAAATGCCGAGAGGCCTAAAGTTGGCTTGATGGTGATGCCTGGTTTCTTGATTGGGACTAGTGTGATACAGTCTCGAGTGTACCTTTCAGATGTCAAATGTGCTGACTGA
- the LOC100840930 gene encoding probable 28S rRNA (cytosine-C(5))-methyltransferase, with protein sequence MPPPQKNRSHVPATAGHSRTPPRQPGRRMASRDAGERAAFFARREAATVLRRVLRGDASRRAGGSIKSLVYSPSVRNKRATFALVCQTLKYLPILKEVLAASGILTSKWKKQEELVYVTAYDILFGQETAVSGSVEQLIMLHKDTLMTALKKICVRKKVSSIQELLGNKTTVKPKPRFLRVNTLKATTESVIEELSKIHMIDKDDVVPDMLVLPPGTDLHNHPLVKDGKVFLQGKASSMVAIALCPKPGWKVIDACAAPGNKTVHLAALMNGEGSIVACELNKERVKTLQHTIRRSGADNIETVNGDFLDIDSNDPSYAEVRAILLDPSCSGSGISTERLDHLLPSHSSDDQDDAGSSARIRKLSAFQRKVLSHALSFPSVERLVYSTCSIHQAENEDVVNSVLPLASSLGFELATPFPQWHRRGLPVFDGAEHLLRTDPEDDLEGFFIALFVRKTATEDALEPSKDGAWGVKRKRVCRRGNGLRAFSSLRLSRMDVLCSIWRL encoded by the exons atgccgccgccgcaaaaGAATCGCAGCCACGTTCCTGCGACGGCCGGGCACAGCCGGACGCCCCCGCGCCAGCCTGGACGGCGGATGGCAAGCCGGGACGCGGGGGAGCGCGCGGCGTTCTTCGCGCGGCGCGAGGCGGCCACGGTGCTCCGGCGCGTGCTCCGCGGGGATGCGTCCAGACGCGCCGGGGGATCCATCAAGTCCCTCGTCTACTCCCCCTCCGTGCGCAACAAGCGCGCTACCTTCGCCCTTGTCTGCCAGACCCTCAAGT ATCTCCCAATTCTTAAGGAGGTTTTAGCAGCAAGTGGCATACTAACCAGCAAATGGAAG AAACAGGAGGAATTAGTTTATGTGACTGCCTATGACATCCTCTTTGGCCAG GAAACCGCAGTTTCTGGATCTGTTGAGCAGTTAATTATGCTACATAAAGATACTCTTATGACAGCTCTCAAGAAAATTTGTGTTAGAAAGAAGGTCAGTAGCATCCAGGAATTGTTAGGCAATAAAACTACAG tCAAGCCGAAGCCCAGGTTTCTTCGTGTAAACACACTTAAGGCCACTACAGAATCTGTAATTGAAGAACTCAGCAAAATACACATG ATTGATAAAGACGATGTGGTTCCAGACATGTTGGTGCTCCCGCCTGGAACTGATTTGCATAACCATCCTTTGGTCAAAGATGGGAAGGTTTTTTTACAG GGGAAAGCAAGTTCTATGGTGGCAATTGCACTGTGCCCTAAGCCAGGTTGGAAG GTTATTGATGCATGTGCGGCTCCAGGGAACAAAACGGTTCACCTTGCTGCACTCATGAATGGAGAAGGGAGTATTGTGGCCTGCGAACTTAACAAAGAGAGGGTCAAGACCTTGCAGCATACTATCAGAAGATCTGGAGCAGACA ATATTGAAACAGTTAATGGTGACTTTTTGGATATAGATAGCAATGATCCGTCATATGCTGAG GTCCGTGCTATTCTATTAGATCCCTCTTGCTCTGGTTCTGGAATCTCTACAGAGAGACTCGACCACTTGCTTCCTTCACATTCGAGCG ATGATCAGGATGATGCAGGTTCAAGCGCAAGGATTAGGAAACTATCCGCTTTTCAGCGGAAAGTTCTCTCGCATGCTTTATCAT TTCCCTCGGTGGAGAGACTGGTCTACAGCACCTGTTCAATACACCAGGCAGAGAATGAGGACGTTGTGAACTCTGTTCTGCCTCTTGCCTCATCACTTGGATTTGAGCTCGCCACTCCATTCCCTCAATGGCACCGCCGTGGTCTTCCGGTCTTCGACGGAG CTGAGCATTTGCTTCGAACGGACCCTGAGGATGACCTGGAGGGATTCTTCATAGCATTGTTTGTGAGGAAAACAGCAACTGAAGATGCTTTGGAGCCTAGCAAAGATGGCGCGTGGGGAGTGAAAAGGAAACGGGTTTGTAGAAGAGGAAACGGGCTCAGGGCGTTCAGCTCCTTGAGATTGTCCAGGATGGACGTACTCTGCTCCATCTGGCGTCTCTAG
- the LOC100841235 gene encoding U-box domain-containing protein 35 gives MYLSAFSTSSHSGEPEAGKDSSTIVAVDRDKNSQQAAKWAVDRLLARGSTLQLVHVRTNQSSQNAEAGRGVDADAEMSQLFISYRGYCARKGMHLNEVILDNNDISKAIVDYATSHTITDIVVGASTRNTFIRRFRNPDVPTCLMKMAPDYCTVHVIHKGKAIQVKAAKGPAPFTTLPPKQNSQPNIESDPFARSSRDWRKFSQPSSPKSNRSSVDRNRPSVERNRPSVERLSAYSKAPTKDRHLLSGRQAPQRDFDDYIDFIAPPRPSVTRSSFSDDIDFPMSMELNSMDYGESLELSSYVSIESLSSAGKDVEAEMRRLRLELKQTMEMYNSACKEAVDAKQKAAQLSQMKVEESKKYEELRNSEEEALALVEMEKAKCRAALEAAEAAQKIAELEAQKRLRAEWKAKRETDERRRATDTDLRYRRYSIDDIEAATHKFDRALKIGEGGYGPVYKAVLDHTNVAIKILRPDASQGRQQFQQEIEILSSMRHPNMVLLLGACPEYGCLVYEYMDYGSLEDRLCRRGNTKPIPWNIRFRIAADIATGLLFLHQAKPEPLVHRDLKPGNILLDHNFVSKISDVGLARLVPQSIAEVTQYRMTSTAGTFCYIDPEYQQTGMLTTKSDIYSFGILLLQIITARSPMGLTHQVEDAIERGAFQEVLDQTVTDWPVEEALAFAQLALKCAELRKKDRPDLGKEIMPELNRLRNLGQEYEASHVSSTSTTYSSCAPYSFNNDDDVSIP, from the exons ATGTACCTCTCGGCCTTCTCAACATCGTCGCACAGCGGGGAGCCTGAGGCCGGGAAGGACAGCTCGACCATCGTGGCCGTCGACCGGGACAAGAACAGCCAGCAAGCGGCGAAATGGGCGGTGGATCGGCTCCTGGCAAGGGGCAGCACCCTCCAGTTGGTCCATGTCAGGACCAATCAAAGTAGTCAGAACG CTGAAGCAGGCCGTGGAGTTGATGCGGATGCAGAAATGTCGCAATTGTTTATCTCATACAGAGGCTACTGTGCTCGTAAAGGG ATGCATCTGAATGAGGTGATCTTGGACAACAATGATATCTCCAAAGCAATTGTTGACTATGCCACTAGTCATACCATCACAGATATAGTTGTCGGGGCATCAACTAGAAACACATTCATCAG AAGATTTAGAAATCCTGACGTGCCAACATGCTTGATGAAGATGGCGCCTGATTATTGCACAGTACATGTAATACACAAAGGGAAGGCCATCCAAGTGAAGGCAGCCAAAGGTCCGGCACCCTTTACTACTCTCCCTCCGAAGCAAAACTCGCAACCAAACATAGAATCTGACCCATTTGCAAG ATCGTCAAGAGATTGGAGGAAGTTTTCTCAGCCATCGTCACCAAAGTCCAATAGATCATCAGTGGACCGAAATAGACCATCGGTGGAGCGAAATAGACCATCGGTCGAACGACTATCAGCCTATTCAAAGGCCCCAACGAAAGATAGGCATCTCCTCTCGGGAAGGCAAGCACCCCAGAGAGACTTCGATGACTACATCGACTTCATCGCACCACCAAGGCCCTCCGTGACTCGCAGCTCCTTTTCAGATGACATTGATTTTCCCATGAGCATGGAGTTAAATTCCATGGACTATGGTGAATCTCTGGAACTATCATCATATGTATCCATTGAAAGCCTAAGTTCAGCCGGG AAGGACGTAGAAGCTGAGATGAGACGACTGAGACTAGAGCTCAAACAGACAATGGAAATGTACAACTCCGCATGTAAAGAAGCAGTTGACGCTAAACAGAAG GCGGCTCAGCTGTCGCAAATGAAGGTAGAAGAGTCCAAAAAGTACGAAGAACTAAGGaattcagaagaagaagctcttGCACTTGTTGAAATGGAGAAGGCAAAGTGCAGAGCCGCGCTGGAGGCAGCAGAAGCTGCACAAAAAATTGCAGAGCTCGAGGCGCAGAAGAGATTGAGAGCAGAATGGAAGGCAAAGCGTGAAACGGACGAGAGAAGGAGAGCAACAGACACGGATCTCCGGTACAGGAGGTACTCCATTGATGATATAGAAGCTGCCACTCATAAGTTTGACAGGGCACTGAAGATAGGCGAAGGTGGATATGGACCAGTGTATAAAGCCGTTCTGGATCATACCAATGTTGCTATTAAGATCCTAAGACCAGACGCATCACAGGGGAGGCAACAATTTCAGCAAGAG ATCGAAATACTAAGCAGCATGCGGCATCCAAACATGGTCCTGTTGCTCGGAGCTTGCCCAGAGTATGGCTGCCTAGTGTACGAGTACATGGACTACGGAAGCCTAGAGGACCGGCTATGCCGACGAGGCAACACCAAACCAATCCCATGGAACATCCGGTTCAGGATCGCTGCCGACATCGCTACTGGCCTTCTCTTCCTTCACCAGGCGAAGCCCGAACCACTTGTCCACAGAGACCTCAAGCCTGGCAACATCCTCCTCGACCACAATTTCGTCAGCAAGATCAGTGATGTCGGCCTTGCGAGGCTGGTGCCACAGTCCATAGCTGAAGTCACACAATACAGGATGACATCCACAGCCGGCACATTCTGCTATATTGACCCTGAGTACCAGCAGACAGGCATGCTCACCACAAAGTCTGACATATACTCTTTCGGTATCCTACTGCTCCAGATCATCACGGCCAGGTCCCCCATGGGCCTCACGCACCAAGTCGAGGATGCCATAGAGAGAGGAGCCTTCCAAGAGGTACTTGACCAGACGGTAACGGACTGGCCAGTGGAAGAGGCTCTGGCATTCGCGCAGTTGGCTTTGAAATGTGCTGAGCTACGAAAGAAGGACAGGCCAGATCTCGGGAAAGAAATAATGCCTGAGTTGAATAGGCTGCGGAATCTTGGGCAAGAGTATGAAGCTTCCCATGTCAGCAGCACGAGCACAACCTACTCGAGCTGCGCACCATACAGTTTCaacaatgatgatgatgtaTCGATACCATAA